Proteins from a single region of Apium graveolens cultivar Ventura chromosome 7, ASM990537v1, whole genome shotgun sequence:
- the LOC141674779 gene encoding putative mitochondrial protein AtMg00860, whose protein sequence is MDLRNRLFKDFMDKFLIVFIDDILVYSKSVEVHEEHLRVVLEILGNNKLYAKYRKCEFCLDQVAFLGYIVSAVRIKVDPAKVEAITNWPRPSTATEVRSFLGLAGYYHRFVEGFSTIAMPLTQLTRKSNKFIWTDECETSFQELKKRLVTSAVLTLPSRLGSYVIYSDASKKGLGCVLM, encoded by the coding sequence ATGGACCTAAGGAACAGGTTATTCAAGGATTTTATGGACAAgtttctgattgtgtttattgatgatatattgGTGTATTCAAAGTCAGTGGAGGTTCATGAGGAGCATCTTCGAGTTGTATTGGAAATACTAGGGAATAACAAATTGTATGCAAAATACAGGAAGTGTGAATTTTGTCTTGATCAAGTTGCATTTTTGGGATATATTGTATCAGCAGTTAGAATCAAGGTGGATCCAGCCAAGGTTGAGGCTATTACCAATTGGCCAAGACCTAGCACTGCAACAGAAGTGAGGAGTTTCTTGGGACTCGCGGGCTACTATCACCGATTTGTAGAAGGCTTTTCGACAATTGCGATGCCATTGACACAGTTGACTCGAAAAAGCAACAAGTTCATATGGACCGATGAGTGTGAGactagttttcaagaattgaagaagagactTGTGACATCAGCGGTATTGACACTACCATCAAGATTGGGAAGCTATGtgatttatagcgatgcttcgaAGAAGGGACTTGGCTGTGTATTGATGTAA